From a region of the Streptomyces tirandamycinicus genome:
- the ilvC gene encoding ketol-acid reductoisomerase, which produces MAELFYDDDADLSIIQGRKVAVIGYGSQGHAHALSLRDSGVDVRVGLHEGSKSKAKAEEQGLRVVTPSEAAAEADVIMILVPDPIQAQVYEESVKDNLKDGDALFFGHGLNIRYGFIKPPAGVDVALVAPKGPGHLVRRQYEEGRGVPCIAGVEQDATGNAFALALSYAKGIGGTRAGVIKTTFTEETETDLFGEQAVLCGGTAALVKAGFETLVEAGYQPEIAYFECLHELKLIVDLMYEGGLEKMRWSVSETAEWGDYVTGPRIITDQTKAEMKKVLDEIQDGTFAKNWMDEYHGGLKKYNEYKTQDENHLLETTGKELRKLMSWVDAEEA; this is translated from the coding sequence GTGGCCGAGCTGTTCTACGACGACGACGCCGACCTGTCCATCATCCAGGGCCGCAAGGTCGCGGTCATCGGCTACGGCAGCCAGGGCCACGCCCACGCGCTGTCGCTGCGTGACTCCGGTGTGGACGTCCGCGTCGGTCTGCACGAGGGCTCCAAGTCCAAGGCCAAGGCCGAGGAGCAGGGCCTGCGCGTGGTGACGCCGTCGGAGGCCGCCGCCGAGGCCGACGTCATCATGATCCTGGTCCCGGACCCGATCCAGGCCCAGGTCTACGAGGAGTCCGTCAAGGACAACCTCAAGGACGGCGACGCGCTGTTCTTCGGCCACGGCCTCAACATCCGGTACGGCTTCATCAAGCCCCCGGCCGGCGTGGACGTCGCGCTCGTCGCCCCCAAGGGCCCCGGCCACCTGGTGCGCCGCCAGTACGAGGAGGGCCGCGGCGTCCCGTGCATCGCCGGTGTCGAGCAGGACGCGACCGGCAACGCCTTCGCGCTGGCGCTCTCGTACGCCAAGGGCATCGGCGGCACCCGTGCCGGCGTCATCAAGACCACCTTCACCGAGGAGACCGAGACCGACCTGTTCGGTGAGCAGGCCGTGCTCTGCGGCGGCACCGCCGCGCTGGTCAAGGCGGGCTTCGAGACCCTGGTCGAGGCGGGCTACCAGCCGGAGATCGCCTACTTCGAGTGCCTCCACGAGCTGAAGCTGATCGTGGACCTCATGTACGAGGGCGGCCTGGAGAAGATGCGCTGGTCCGTCTCCGAGACCGCCGAGTGGGGCGACTACGTGACCGGCCCGCGCATCATCACGGACCAGACCAAGGCCGAGATGAAGAAGGTCCTCGACGAGATCCAGGACGGCACCTTCGCCAAGAACTGGATGGACGAGTACCACGGCGGCCTGAAGAAGTACAACGAGTACAAGACGCAGGACGAGAACCACCTGCTGGAGACCACCGGCAAGGAGCTCCGCAAGCTCATGAGCTGGGTGGACGCCGAGGAGGCGTGA
- the serA gene encoding phosphoglycerate dehydrogenase, translated as MSTAPRKPVVLIAEELSPATVDALGPDFEIRHCNGADRAELIPAIADVDAVLVRSATKIDAEAVAAARKLRVVARAGVGLDNVDVSAATKAGVMVVNAPTSNIVTAAELACGLIVATARNIPQANTALKNGEWKRSKYTGVELSEKTLGVVGLGRIGVLVAQRMSAFGMRIVAFDPYVQPARAAQMGVKLLSLDELLEVSDFITVHLPKTPETIGLIGDEALHRVKPTVRIVNAARGGIVDEEALASALKEGRVAGAGLDVYAKEPCTDSPLFQFDQVVCTPHLGASTDEAQEKAGIAVAKSVRLALAGELVPDAVNVQGGVIAEDVRPGLPLAEKLGRIFTALAGEVAVRLDVEVYGEITQHDVKVLELSALKGVFEDVIDETVSYVNAPLFAQERGVEVRLTTSSDSPDHRNVVTVRGTLAGGEEVAVSGTLAGPKHLQKIVAVGDYDIDLALADHMVVARYEDRPGVVGTVGRILGEAGLNIAGMQVSRQEEGGEALVVLTVDDTVPPNVLSEIAEEIGATSARSVNLDT; from the coding sequence GTGAGCACTGCGCCCCGTAAACCCGTTGTACTCATCGCCGAAGAGCTGTCGCCCGCCACCGTGGACGCGCTCGGTCCGGACTTCGAGATCCGGCACTGCAACGGCGCGGACCGCGCCGAGCTGATCCCCGCCATCGCCGATGTCGACGCCGTCCTGGTGCGGTCCGCCACCAAGATCGACGCCGAGGCCGTCGCCGCCGCCAGGAAGCTCAGGGTGGTCGCCCGCGCCGGTGTGGGACTGGACAACGTCGACGTCTCCGCGGCCACCAAGGCCGGCGTCATGGTCGTCAACGCCCCGACGTCCAACATCGTGACCGCCGCCGAGCTCGCCTGCGGTCTGATCGTCGCCACCGCGCGCAACATCCCGCAGGCCAACACCGCGCTGAAGAACGGCGAGTGGAAGCGCTCCAAGTACACCGGCGTGGAGCTCAGCGAGAAGACCCTCGGCGTCGTCGGCCTCGGCCGCATCGGCGTCCTGGTGGCCCAGCGGATGTCCGCCTTCGGGATGCGGATCGTCGCGTTCGACCCCTATGTGCAGCCCGCGCGCGCCGCGCAGATGGGCGTCAAGCTGCTCTCGCTGGACGAACTGCTCGAGGTCTCGGACTTCATCACCGTCCACCTGCCCAAGACTCCCGAGACCATCGGCCTGATCGGCGACGAGGCGCTGCACCGGGTGAAGCCGACCGTCCGCATCGTCAACGCCGCCCGCGGCGGGATCGTCGACGAGGAGGCCCTGGCCAGCGCGCTGAAGGAGGGCCGGGTCGCGGGCGCGGGCCTGGACGTGTACGCGAAGGAGCCGTGCACGGACTCCCCGCTGTTCCAGTTCGACCAGGTCGTCTGCACCCCGCACCTCGGCGCCTCCACGGACGAGGCCCAGGAGAAGGCCGGCATCGCGGTGGCCAAGTCCGTCCGCCTCGCGCTCGCCGGTGAACTGGTGCCGGACGCGGTCAACGTCCAGGGCGGGGTCATCGCCGAGGACGTCCGCCCGGGCCTGCCGCTCGCCGAGAAGCTCGGCCGGATCTTCACCGCGCTGGCGGGCGAGGTCGCGGTCCGGCTCGATGTCGAGGTGTACGGCGAGATCACCCAGCACGATGTGAAGGTGCTCGAACTCTCGGCGCTGAAGGGCGTGTTCGAGGACGTCATCGACGAGACCGTGTCGTATGTGAACGCCCCGCTGTTCGCGCAGGAGCGCGGTGTCGAGGTCCGCCTGACCACCAGCTCGGATTCCCCGGACCACCGCAACGTGGTGACGGTGCGCGGCACGCTGGCGGGCGGCGAGGAGGTCGCGGTGTCCGGCACCCTGGCCGGACCCAAGCACCTGCAGAAGATCGTGGCCGTCGGCGACTACGACATCGACCTGGCGCTGGCGGACCACATGGTCGTCGCGCGCTACGAGGACCGTCCGGGCGTGGTCGGCACCGTCGGACGCATCCTGGGTGAGGCGGGGCTCAACATCGCCGGCATGCAGGTCTCGCGTCAGGAGGAGGGCGGTGAGGCGCTGGTCGTGCTCACCGTCGACGACACCGTGCCGCCGAACGTGCTCAGCGAGATCGCCGAGGAGATCGGTGCCACGTCGGCCCGTTCGGTGAACCTCGACACCTGA
- a CDS encoding peptidase inhibitor family I36 protein: MTLKRTLAAAATTVLLLTGGLAAAAAPAGAADCPSGEFCVWEHADFTGQRANWSGDDRWWESWIADEDSSWANHGISGPGIRDHVRVYSSANLGGHMTICLAPGQEVGYNGAANDDGDSHTWAMSC, from the coding sequence ATGACCCTGAAGCGCACCCTCGCCGCCGCGGCGACCACCGTCCTCCTACTGACCGGCGGGCTCGCCGCGGCCGCCGCGCCGGCCGGCGCCGCCGACTGCCCGAGCGGTGAGTTCTGCGTGTGGGAGCACGCCGACTTCACCGGGCAGCGGGCCAACTGGTCCGGGGACGACCGCTGGTGGGAGAGCTGGATCGCCGACGAGGACTCCTCGTGGGCGAACCACGGCATCTCCGGCCCCGGTATCAGGGACCACGTCAGGGTGTACTCGAGCGCCAACCTGGGCGGGCATATGACGATCTGTCTGGCTCCGGGTCAGGAGGTCGGCTACAACGGCGCGGCCAACGACGACGGTGACTCCCACACCTGGGCCATGAGCTGCTGA
- a CDS encoding ParB/RepB/Spo0J family partition protein yields MDQISVSAQTPIPHHLRRPDSYFGGLLSEITQVPISRITVAGSLRTGGEDPEHVTALAEVCSELPPIVIHRKSMTVIDGVHRLRAVENSGATHISAVLFNGDEREAFVLAVKLNSHHGLPLSLADRRAAALHMLADFPEWSNRRLAGVVGLSDKTIAALRRRSGAELPHPTAVRVGRDGVAYPLAAAEGRSRALAYLSAHPDASAREVAGAVGISLTTAKDALKRARAVPGEPQAAEQSEDRPVRERGAGHPAAVKRPGAHPPSADLSAAVRRLQADPSLRFTEVGRKLLRTLDPSATRPHDWAAMASSLPMHCAPMIAELARHYAESWHLLAESLTERIKSGDTDA; encoded by the coding sequence ATGGACCAGATCTCCGTATCCGCGCAGACGCCGATACCGCACCACTTACGTCGCCCGGATTCGTACTTCGGCGGACTCCTGTCGGAGATCACCCAGGTGCCGATAAGCCGAATCACGGTCGCGGGGTCGCTCCGCACGGGCGGCGAGGATCCGGAGCACGTCACGGCACTCGCCGAAGTGTGCTCCGAACTGCCGCCCATCGTGATCCACCGGAAGTCGATGACCGTCATCGACGGTGTGCACCGGCTCAGGGCCGTGGAGAACAGCGGCGCCACGCACATCAGTGCCGTGCTCTTCAACGGTGACGAGCGAGAGGCCTTCGTGCTCGCGGTCAAGCTGAACAGCCACCACGGGCTGCCGCTGTCCCTGGCCGACCGCAGGGCGGCGGCCCTCCATATGCTCGCCGACTTCCCGGAGTGGTCCAACCGGCGGCTGGCGGGGGTCGTCGGCCTGTCGGACAAGACCATCGCGGCTCTCCGCCGGCGGTCGGGTGCGGAACTTCCGCACCCGACCGCCGTGCGAGTCGGCCGGGACGGGGTGGCGTACCCGCTGGCCGCGGCCGAGGGCCGCAGCCGCGCGCTGGCGTACCTCTCCGCGCATCCCGACGCGTCCGCGCGGGAGGTGGCGGGCGCCGTCGGCATCTCGCTCACCACCGCCAAGGACGCGCTGAAGCGGGCGCGCGCCGTCCCGGGGGAACCGCAGGCCGCGGAGCAGTCCGAGGACCGGCCGGTCCGGGAGCGCGGAGCCGGCCACCCCGCGGCCGTGAAACGTCCCGGAGCGCACCCGCCGAGCGCCGACCTGTCGGCGGCGGTCCGGCGGTTGCAGGCCGACCCCTCGCTCCGGTTCACCGAGGTGGGCCGGAAGTTGCTGCGAACGCTGGACCCCTCGGCCACCCGACCCCACGACTGGGCGGCGATGGCGAGCAGCCTTCCGATGCACTGCGCGCCGATGATCGCCGAGCTGGCCCGGCACTACGCCGAGAGCTGGCACCTTCTGGCGGAATCGTTGACGGAGCGGATCAAATCCGGAGACACTGACGCATAG
- a CDS encoding TrpB-like pyridoxal phosphate-dependent enzyme yields the protein MPTHWYNFLGDLPGPMPEVRDLGTPTAAEIAAKVRPRALIEQNGSDEQWIAIPEPVVEWLRQCGRPTPLHRAHRLERHLGTGARIYLKREDVLPTGSFKLNTAIAQAYYAAQEGRTTLITETGAGQWGMSVALAAKMSGLRAEIFMVKCSLEQKPYRRHYMELLGAEVRPSPSTHTAIGRRILQEAPSHPGSLGTAISDAIERALEHPSAAYLAGSGMPLVYLHQTLLGLEVAQQLKEIHGEDLGVEGRGDHLVACSGGGSNLCGLIGPHLRARAGGSDLRFLAAESTAAPRLTRGVYRYGRTDLGGFTPEVLGYSMGESFVPPPNHVGGLRNHHSSALVSLLRREGVLDAVAFDERTALEAGRLLLQTEGLLLAPEAAHAVAAALDVAAKADADNREPVIVVLASGSGFLDLQGYHEVLLDT from the coding sequence ATGCCCACCCACTGGTACAACTTCCTGGGAGATCTGCCCGGCCCCATGCCCGAGGTCAGGGACCTCGGAACTCCCACCGCCGCGGAGATCGCCGCGAAGGTCCGGCCACGGGCTCTCATCGAGCAGAACGGCTCGGACGAGCAATGGATCGCGATACCCGAACCGGTCGTGGAGTGGCTGCGCCAATGCGGCCGGCCGACACCGCTGCACCGGGCGCACCGACTCGAGAGGCATCTCGGCACCGGCGCGAGGATCTACCTCAAACGTGAGGACGTTCTGCCCACCGGAAGCTTCAAGCTGAACACCGCGATAGCCCAGGCGTACTACGCGGCCCAGGAGGGGCGGACGACCCTCATCACCGAGACCGGGGCCGGTCAGTGGGGGATGAGTGTCGCGCTGGCGGCGAAGATGTCCGGTCTGCGGGCCGAGATCTTCATGGTGAAGTGCTCGCTCGAGCAGAAGCCCTACCGGCGGCACTACATGGAGCTCCTGGGAGCCGAGGTACGGCCCTCGCCGTCGACGCACACGGCGATCGGGCGCAGGATCCTCCAAGAGGCCCCCAGCCACCCCGGCAGCCTCGGCACCGCGATCAGCGACGCCATCGAGCGAGCGCTGGAGCATCCCTCCGCCGCGTACCTCGCCGGCAGCGGGATGCCGCTCGTCTACCTCCATCAGACACTGCTCGGGCTGGAGGTCGCGCAGCAGCTGAAGGAGATCCACGGCGAGGACCTCGGGGTCGAGGGGCGGGGCGACCACCTCGTCGCGTGCTCGGGCGGCGGCAGCAACCTCTGCGGCCTCATCGGCCCCCACCTGCGGGCCAGGGCCGGCGGATCGGACCTTCGCTTCCTCGCCGCGGAATCCACCGCGGCGCCCCGGCTCACCCGGGGCGTCTACCGGTACGGCCGCACCGACCTGGGCGGATTCACTCCCGAGGTGCTGGGCTACTCGATGGGGGAGAGCTTCGTCCCACCGCCCAACCACGTCGGCGGCCTGCGCAACCACCACAGCTCCGCCCTGGTCAGCCTGCTGCGGCGGGAGGGAGTCCTCGATGCCGTCGCCTTCGACGAGCGGACAGCGCTCGAGGCGGGCCGGCTACTGCTGCAGACCGAGGGCCTGTTGCTCGCCCCCGAGGCGGCCCACGCGGTCGCCGCGGCCCTGGACGTCGCGGCCAAGGCCGACGCGGACAACCGGGAACCGGTGATCGTGGTCCTGGCCAGCGGCTCCGGCTTCCTCGATCTTCAGGGCTACCACGAGGTTCTGCTCGACACGTAG
- a CDS encoding BtrH N-terminal domain-containing protein, with the protein MRLATFQPRLGVHCETTTLRNMLHHAGADISEPMLFGLGQGIDFQYRDAPDPGGTPMLTGRIGPALLSRNACSALGVELREWRAPDPESAFAATRKLLEAGHVVGVSVDIFHLDYFSSRSHFAAHYIALYGLDESLAHVVDTDQQGGAQTLPEESLRRARGSDQGFMPSPHLQMHVERLPARLTADTDAVLSEQIWDAIRLTAERMLGDRGPRYGFGALRRAASEMVEWGDTLARPDEAVPGVGRFWRFAGTGGANFRKLYRAFLREARERTGDSELDPSVADFGDVQRQWDQAIDMLTAYRGADRGRRTLEAVAARLHAIADAEQSAFERLLVPAGKRAGERA; encoded by the coding sequence ATGCGCTTGGCGACATTTCAGCCCCGGCTCGGCGTTCACTGCGAGACGACCACCCTCCGGAACATGCTTCACCACGCCGGTGCCGACATCTCCGAACCCATGCTCTTCGGCCTCGGCCAGGGCATCGACTTCCAGTACCGGGACGCTCCGGACCCCGGCGGTACGCCCATGCTCACCGGGCGGATCGGGCCTGCCCTGCTCTCCCGCAACGCCTGCTCGGCCCTGGGCGTGGAACTGCGCGAGTGGCGGGCACCCGACCCGGAGTCGGCCTTCGCCGCCACCAGGAAGCTGCTCGAAGCGGGACATGTCGTGGGGGTGTCCGTCGACATCTTCCACCTCGACTACTTCTCGTCCCGGAGCCACTTCGCCGCGCACTACATCGCGCTGTACGGGCTCGACGAGTCCCTCGCCCACGTGGTCGACACCGATCAGCAGGGCGGGGCGCAGACGCTCCCCGAGGAGTCGCTGCGCCGTGCCCGCGGTTCCGACCAGGGATTCATGCCGTCGCCCCATCTGCAGATGCACGTGGAGCGGCTGCCGGCGCGGCTGACCGCAGACACCGACGCGGTCCTGTCCGAGCAGATCTGGGACGCCATCCGGCTGACCGCGGAGAGGATGCTCGGCGACCGCGGGCCGCGATACGGCTTCGGCGCCCTGCGGCGGGCCGCCTCCGAGATGGTCGAGTGGGGCGACACTCTCGCCCGCCCGGACGAGGCCGTGCCGGGTGTCGGCCGCTTCTGGCGCTTCGCGGGAACCGGGGGAGCGAACTTCCGGAAGCTCTACCGGGCGTTCCTGCGCGAGGCGCGGGAGCGCACCGGCGACAGCGAACTCGACCCGTCCGTCGCCGACTTCGGCGACGTGCAGCGGCAGTGGGACCAGGCCATCGACATGCTGACGGCCTACCGCGGTGCCGACCGCGGGCGAAGGACCCTGGAAGCCGTCGCCGCCCGGTTGCACGCGATCGCCGACGCCGAGCAGTCCGCCTTCGAGCGGCTGCTCGTGCCGGCCGGCAAGCGGGCGGGTGAGCGGGCTTGA